One window from the genome of Synergistetes bacterium HGW-Synergistetes-1 encodes:
- a CDS encoding rod shape-determining protein: MFKFRPNLFNYEIGIDIGTVNTVIFLKSKGIVVNEPSVVAVRNLDRKGQKEIIAFGTDAKKMIGRTPIGIKTIRPLANGVIADFEMTEHMIRHYMKNLTGAGNFFSYPKVAVCVPACVTEVEKRAVVEVTLAAGAKEAIVVEEPLAAAVGIGIAINEPQGNVVVNMGGGTCEVAVISLGGIVVNHAVRVAGNSLDEAIISLMRQNYTLAIGESTAEEIKIAIGSALPMEQELSMNVKGRDLVDGLPKVVNLSSVEVREALEPVVAQIEDTIRSAVEQTPPELVRDIVDQGIVLSGGTALLRGLSLRFSDALNVPVHVAEQPLFSVALGLGKILETPREKSKVSITIDRQGS, from the coding sequence GTGTTTAAGTTCAGACCGAACTTGTTTAATTATGAAATTGGGATAGACATAGGTACAGTCAATACGGTCATTTTTTTGAAATCCAAAGGGATCGTAGTCAACGAACCGTCAGTTGTTGCGGTAAGGAATCTGGACAGGAAAGGCCAGAAAGAGATAATAGCCTTCGGTACAGATGCAAAAAAAATGATCGGACGTACCCCCATAGGCATCAAAACTATAAGACCACTTGCTAACGGAGTTATAGCTGACTTCGAGATGACGGAGCACATGATAAGGCATTATATGAAGAACCTTACAGGGGCGGGTAATTTTTTCTCCTATCCCAAGGTCGCGGTGTGTGTGCCGGCATGTGTCACCGAAGTCGAAAAGAGGGCTGTTGTTGAAGTGACTCTTGCTGCAGGGGCGAAGGAAGCCATAGTTGTTGAAGAACCTCTTGCAGCCGCAGTGGGGATAGGTATAGCTATAAACGAGCCTCAGGGTAATGTTGTGGTCAACATGGGCGGCGGAACTTGCGAAGTGGCGGTCATATCACTTGGCGGGATAGTTGTGAACCATGCTGTGAGGGTCGCAGGGAATTCGCTGGATGAAGCGATAATATCCCTTATGCGGCAGAATTACACGCTTGCCATAGGAGAGAGCACCGCGGAAGAGATAAAGATAGCGATAGGATCGGCTCTCCCTATGGAACAGGAACTGTCTATGAACGTCAAGGGAAGAGACCTGGTCGACGGACTGCCTAAGGTGGTAAACCTCAGCTCCGTAGAAGTGCGCGAGGCACTTGAACCTGTCGTTGCCCAGATAGAGGACACGATACGCTCCGCGGTAGAGCAGACGCCGCCTGAGCTTGTGAGGGACATTGTGGACCAGGGTATAGTGCTTTCAGGAGGGACTGCCCTTTTAAGAGGACTCAGCCTGCGTTTTTCTGATGCCCTCAATGTACCTGTCCATGTGGCAGAACAGCCGCTCTTTTCAGTGGCGCTCGGGCTCGGTAAAATTCTGGAGACTCCAAGGGAAAAGAGCAAAGTTTCAATAACGATAGACAGACAGGGCAGCTGA
- a CDS encoding rod shape-determining protein MreC encodes MNILDRELKPWLHGAISVLLGFCVLWIMIAFPELHRTFVDGANNILYYPEKPAIELRNIVKYSSNWVLERSSLQERVTKLELANRVMSEELQRAGVKIPVAKEGNVTAKITLRYPDDWWQEFRIDKGSRDGIKEGAAVTSEGFLIGRVIRVDQNYSWVQMITSSSFLIAAAVDETRDLGVINGDDRGNLTLLYVPEERHLKNGMGVSTSLMGRHVPPGIPIGRVIGAKESKDGFLPISIQAGAHLTQLYSVEIYLGGDSKE; translated from the coding sequence ATGAATATTCTGGACAGAGAGCTTAAACCATGGCTGCACGGAGCGATCTCCGTGCTGTTGGGTTTTTGTGTCCTCTGGATCATGATCGCATTCCCTGAATTGCACCGCACCTTCGTGGATGGCGCAAACAACATCCTTTATTATCCGGAAAAACCCGCCATAGAACTGAGAAACATAGTGAAATACAGCAGCAACTGGGTGCTTGAGAGATCCAGCCTTCAGGAAAGGGTCACAAAACTTGAGCTTGCAAACAGAGTAATGTCGGAGGAGCTTCAAAGAGCCGGCGTTAAAATCCCAGTTGCTAAAGAGGGCAATGTTACCGCAAAGATAACGCTTCGCTACCCTGATGACTGGTGGCAGGAATTCAGGATCGATAAAGGAAGCAGGGACGGAATAAAGGAAGGCGCTGCTGTAACATCCGAAGGTTTTCTGATCGGTCGTGTAATAAGGGTTGATCAGAACTACTCGTGGGTGCAGATGATAACATCCTCCTCCTTTCTTATAGCTGCTGCCGTGGACGAGACACGTGATCTGGGGGTCATAAACGGTGATGACAGGGGAAATCTTACGCTTCTCTATGTTCCAGAGGAGAGACACCTTAAAAACGGGATGGGAGTATCAACATCGCTTATGGGCAGGCATGTTCCCCCGGGTATCCCCATAGGACGCGTAATTGGTGCCAAAGAGAGCAAAGATGGTTTCTTGCCGATCAGTATCCAGGCTGGAGCTCACCTGACGCAGCTTTACAGCGTTGAAATCTATTTGGGCGGAGACAGCAAAGAATGA
- the mrdA gene encoding penicillin-binding protein 2: MSSRQARFDIDRRIRFLQFMVLFTVAVLLMSLFFFQVIKANEYVRLASQNRLRIIRMSPPRGTITDSKGAPLAVNVRTFSVNGYPVDLQREGNIKLVSSILMRNGIPINEEELKILIEKQYSAPYRAITVASNLTFAQAAELITDKNFSEALFLTPVWKRTYPAGNFTAHVVGYVSEITKDELETRKDSSYRGGDMIGKNGIEAWYDEDLQGLPGEEVIEVDAKGRKLRDISYSPPQRGSDAVLTIDLAAQRYAAELIGKFRGAVVAMDVNDGSVKCLYSSPSYDPNPFTWGISNKEWAALTDHKERPMMNRAISGGYPPASTFKIVTASSVLENKVVNTKTIVRCPGYFELGDRRFRCWKREGHGPETVVTALRDSCDVYFYQTATWLGIDRLIKTAGKYGVGEKTGIDLLGEISGTIAGPEWKKERVKENWYGGDTVNYSIGQGYVLMTPVQLLRAYAAIANGGKLVKPRINSKAIPEYTKLEVAPEIIKIMQEGLREVASTGTGRRASSFGVQIAGKTGTAQNAHGEDHAWFAGYAPANAPRYAVVVIAEAGKGGGAVAGPIVGKMLNLLINGNKYAEPAPVKPKTE; encoded by the coding sequence ATGTCTAGCAGACAGGCCCGGTTCGACATAGACAGAAGGATAAGGTTCCTTCAGTTTATGGTGTTGTTCACAGTTGCGGTGCTGCTCATGAGCCTATTTTTCTTCCAGGTAATCAAGGCAAACGAGTATGTAAGGCTGGCATCGCAGAATAGACTGAGAATTATAAGAATGTCGCCGCCAAGAGGCACGATCACAGATTCCAAAGGAGCGCCCCTTGCTGTTAATGTTAGGACTTTCAGCGTTAACGGATACCCTGTAGATCTTCAGCGGGAAGGCAACATAAAGCTGGTTTCGTCGATCCTTATGAGAAATGGGATCCCGATCAACGAAGAAGAACTGAAAATACTGATAGAAAAGCAGTATTCTGCACCTTACCGTGCGATAACAGTTGCATCGAACCTTACATTTGCTCAGGCAGCGGAGCTGATCACAGACAAAAATTTCAGTGAGGCGCTCTTTCTTACACCTGTTTGGAAGAGGACGTATCCGGCAGGAAATTTTACCGCACACGTGGTCGGTTATGTCTCAGAGATAACCAAAGATGAGCTGGAAACAAGAAAGGACAGCTCATACCGCGGTGGCGACATGATAGGCAAGAACGGGATCGAGGCTTGGTATGATGAAGATCTTCAGGGTCTGCCCGGTGAAGAGGTAATAGAAGTAGACGCAAAGGGAAGAAAGCTCAGGGATATATCTTACAGCCCTCCGCAAAGGGGCAGTGATGCAGTCCTGACGATAGACCTTGCTGCGCAGCGCTATGCTGCGGAACTGATAGGAAAATTCAGGGGGGCTGTCGTTGCAATGGATGTCAACGATGGTTCTGTAAAATGTCTTTATTCGTCCCCAAGCTATGATCCCAACCCCTTCACTTGGGGCATCTCAAACAAGGAATGGGCGGCCCTGACAGACCACAAAGAAAGACCGATGATGAACAGGGCGATATCAGGCGGGTATCCACCGGCATCAACGTTTAAGATCGTCACGGCTTCTTCCGTGCTTGAAAATAAAGTGGTTAATACAAAGACAATTGTAAGATGTCCTGGATACTTTGAACTTGGAGACAGAAGATTCCGATGTTGGAAAAGAGAAGGACATGGTCCTGAGACTGTAGTAACGGCCCTCAGGGATTCCTGCGATGTATATTTTTATCAGACAGCTACCTGGCTGGGGATAGACAGACTGATCAAAACTGCCGGAAAGTATGGTGTCGGAGAAAAGACAGGAATAGACCTTTTGGGAGAAATTTCAGGAACTATTGCAGGACCGGAGTGGAAAAAAGAAAGGGTAAAGGAAAACTGGTACGGGGGAGATACTGTCAATTATTCAATAGGACAGGGCTACGTCCTTATGACGCCTGTCCAGCTCCTTAGAGCCTACGCCGCTATAGCCAACGGGGGTAAACTAGTTAAGCCACGAATAAATTCTAAAGCGATACCTGAGTACACTAAGCTTGAAGTAGCTCCGGAGATCATAAAGATAATGCAGGAAGGCCTGCGTGAAGTTGCAAGCACAGGCACCGGAAGGCGCGCAAGTTCTTTTGGAGTTCAGATCGCAGGAAAGACCGGCACGGCTCAGAACGCCCATGGTGAAGACCACGCGTGGTTTGCAGGATATGCTCCGGCAAACGCGCCGCGCTACGCAGTGGTTGTCATCGCGGAAGCGGGAAAGGGCGGAGGAGCGGTCGCAGGGCCAATAGTTGGAAAAATGCTCAACTTGCTTATAAATGGGAATAAGTACGCCGAACCGGCCCCGGTCAAGCCTAAAACAGAATAG
- a CDS encoding septum site-determining protein MinC — protein MMIHLKGIQTGILRCVVPEELSEKKILEEFEELTVNGKTLLEGSSIIMDLQGRSFGAALVAKIWKYFIEPTGCSVISWAVTDPETALALERLGMAVGDFDNKSRQERPSSRKGAGTLLYSGTLRGGQKIIHEGDVIVTGHVNVGSEISAVGHIVVFGRLKGLAHAGFKGDETASVSARSFESGQVRIGRKVGLIDKSSDIWGKAVVITVNEDEVLLTEWPAI, from the coding sequence ATGATGATCCATCTCAAGGGTATACAGACAGGAATTTTACGATGCGTAGTTCCTGAGGAACTTAGCGAAAAAAAGATACTTGAAGAGTTTGAGGAACTTACTGTCAACGGGAAAACCCTGCTGGAGGGAAGCAGCATCATAATGGATCTGCAGGGCAGAAGCTTTGGAGCTGCCCTTGTTGCCAAGATATGGAAATATTTTATCGAACCGACCGGCTGCTCTGTTATCAGCTGGGCCGTTACCGATCCGGAGACAGCCCTGGCACTGGAACGACTGGGTATGGCTGTCGGAGATTTTGATAATAAATCAAGACAGGAAAGACCTTCAAGCCGCAAAGGAGCCGGGACGCTCCTCTATTCTGGAACACTGCGCGGGGGACAGAAGATAATACATGAGGGAGATGTTATAGTGACAGGCCACGTCAATGTCGGGTCAGAGATTTCTGCCGTGGGACACATAGTTGTATTTGGAAGACTTAAAGGCCTGGCTCACGCGGGTTTTAAAGGAGACGAAACGGCTTCGGTCTCTGCAAGATCATTCGAATCTGGGCAGGTCAGGATCGGCCGCAAGGTAGGACTAATTGATAAAAGTTCTGATATATGGGGTAAAGCTGTTGTAATAACCGTTAACGAGGATGAAGTGCTGCTCACAGAGTGGCCTGCGATATAG
- the minD gene encoding septum site-determining protein MinD, with the protein MDCRIIVITSGKGGVGKTTTTANLAVALASEGHKVVAVDGDVGLRNLDVIMGLENRIVYTLVDVIEGTCRLNQALIRDKRINNLYMIPTAQSRTKDAVTSEQMLDICRQLRSEFDYVLIDSPAGIEAGFRNASAGADEALVVTTPEVSAVRDADRIIGLLESMEKAPISLIINRIKPEMVKRGDMLAVQDVLDILAVDLIGTIPDDESVVTSSNKGEPLTFSNGSAASQAFLNIAKRICGNEVPFMDLSGNQKGFFSSLRRFFGK; encoded by the coding sequence ATGGACTGCAGGATAATAGTTATTACATCGGGCAAAGGCGGTGTAGGGAAAACAACAACTACCGCCAACCTCGCTGTCGCACTGGCAAGCGAGGGTCATAAAGTTGTTGCGGTAGACGGAGATGTGGGGCTCAGGAACCTTGATGTGATAATGGGTCTTGAAAACAGGATAGTATATACATTGGTGGACGTTATCGAGGGTACCTGCCGGCTCAACCAGGCACTGATAAGAGACAAGAGGATAAACAATCTCTATATGATCCCAACGGCACAGTCAAGGACCAAGGATGCAGTTACATCAGAGCAGATGCTGGATATCTGCAGACAGCTCAGAAGTGAATTTGATTATGTCCTTATAGACAGCCCTGCAGGTATAGAGGCCGGGTTCAGAAATGCCTCGGCAGGCGCTGACGAAGCTCTGGTAGTGACTACCCCTGAAGTTTCGGCAGTGAGGGATGCTGACAGGATAATAGGATTGCTCGAATCTATGGAAAAAGCTCCTATCAGCCTTATTATTAACAGGATCAAGCCTGAGATGGTAAAACGTGGCGATATGCTTGCCGTCCAGGATGTTTTAGATATCCTTGCTGTCGACCTGATAGGTACTATACCTGATGACGAAAGCGTTGTTACTTCATCCAACAAAGGGGAACCGCTGACATTTTCAAATGGATCAGCAGCCTCTCAGGCTTTTTTGAACATAGCAAAGAGGATCTGCGGCAACGAAGTTCCTTTTATGGACCTCTCCGGAAATCAGAAGGGATTTTTCTCTTCCCTTCGTAGGTTTTTTGGAAAGTAG
- the minE gene encoding cell division topological specificity factor MinE, which yields MFEFLSRFFSGGKSKEVAKERLQLVLIHDRNDIAPEKLEALKVDMVKLLKKYLDIDENGINMNLERRNRSVALVADIPLKSSQRPVRGRKKNG from the coding sequence ATGTTTGAATTCCTGTCACGGTTCTTTTCAGGGGGCAAAAGCAAGGAAGTAGCAAAAGAGAGGCTGCAGCTCGTCCTTATCCATGACCGCAACGATATTGCTCCAGAGAAACTGGAAGCGTTGAAGGTGGACATGGTGAAGCTGTTAAAAAAATATCTGGATATAGACGAAAATGGAATAAATATGAATCTGGAGAGGCGAAACCGGTCAGTTGCTTTGGTCGCAGACATACCGCTTAAGAGTTCACAAAGGCCGGTAAGAGGAAGGAAGAAGAATGGCTGA
- a CDS encoding rod shape-determining protein RodA translates to MAEKSGSSWREIRSNIDLLMLFATIALFLFGIAAIYSASPNKAVTLSSFAVRQLVWGGTSAVVYAMVLKIGYQRFLDLAGPLFAIMVLVLLLLLAVGYTSKGSQSWFNLGFFRIQPSEMGKVILALALAKICFKLPPTDMKGIAAAVGLGGVMIVLILLQPDLGSSLVYSVMLFAVLIAAGAPVKFLSGIVISILAMLPAAWIFLKPYQKMRLMVFLDPTIDPQGAGYNVIQSRIAVGSGGLFGKGFLHGTQGKLHFLPEPHTDFIFSVFSEEFGFIGCLVVLILFTMLLLRMLNVAYYTRDTRGKLLTAGIVAWIWFQITESIGMSMGLLPVTGLPLPLFSYGGSSLLAVAIALALVQSVVIVSREGRF, encoded by the coding sequence ATGGCTGAAAAGAGCGGCAGCAGCTGGAGGGAGATCAGGTCGAACATTGATCTGCTAATGCTGTTTGCCACAATAGCTTTGTTTCTTTTTGGAATAGCTGCTATTTACAGTGCGAGCCCAAATAAGGCTGTCACACTCTCCTCGTTTGCTGTTCGCCAGCTGGTGTGGGGTGGAACAAGTGCGGTCGTCTACGCGATGGTGTTAAAGATAGGGTATCAAAGGTTCCTGGATCTTGCAGGACCGCTTTTTGCCATTATGGTTCTGGTTCTGCTTCTGCTATTGGCAGTCGGGTATACTTCAAAGGGATCCCAAAGCTGGTTCAACCTTGGTTTTTTCAGGATACAGCCCTCTGAAATGGGCAAGGTCATACTGGCACTGGCGCTGGCAAAGATCTGTTTCAAACTGCCTCCGACAGATATGAAAGGCATAGCTGCTGCTGTAGGTCTGGGAGGAGTTATGATAGTGCTGATACTTCTTCAGCCCGACCTGGGAAGCTCTCTTGTCTACTCCGTGATGCTTTTTGCAGTACTGATAGCGGCCGGAGCGCCCGTGAAATTTCTGTCGGGTATAGTGATCTCCATCCTGGCGATGCTGCCTGCCGCATGGATATTTCTCAAGCCCTATCAGAAAATGAGGCTCATGGTATTTCTCGATCCTACAATAGACCCCCAGGGTGCGGGGTATAATGTAATACAGTCAAGGATAGCTGTCGGATCAGGAGGTCTTTTCGGAAAAGGATTTCTTCACGGCACCCAGGGCAAACTTCATTTTTTACCGGAACCGCACACGGATTTTATCTTCAGCGTATTTTCTGAAGAGTTTGGCTTTATAGGCTGTCTGGTCGTTTTGATTCTTTTTACGATGCTGCTTTTGAGGATGCTCAACGTTGCATATTATACAAGGGACACCAGGGGAAAACTGCTTACAGCAGGAATAGTTGCGTGGATATGGTTCCAGATAACTGAAAGCATCGGAATGAGCATGGGCCTGCTGCCTGTAACCGGTCTGCCCCTGCCTCTCTTCAGTTATGGCGGAAGTTCGCTTCTGGCGGTGGCAATAGCGCTGGCGCTGGTTCAGAGCGTTGTCATAGTATCGAGAGAGGGCAGGTTTTAA
- a CDS encoding B12-binding domain-containing radical SAM protein, producing the protein MLSERGADLRRSILASVKRPSRYTGGEWGSGPVKSSDSDVVRVCYAFPDVYEVGMSYLGYQILYGLTKTLPFADAERVYTPWPDMEEALRSSGTKLWALESRRPVSEFDVVGFTLQYELSYTNILTVLDLAGIPFRSENRKEGDPIVIAGGPGALAPEPMSPFIDAFCVGDGEILVPDVLRAIHELKGRSREEKIRALSKIQGVYVPMIKPDKPVMRRIVEDLDSAFYNRDMIVPNTGIVHDRIAVQVFKGCTRGCRFCQAGMIDRPVRERSAASVADQVEELLQNTGWEEVGLLSLATCDWGGMGEILKRFGPMLKNNQIKLSLPSLRVDAFSVNLAAELESIRKGGLTFAPEAGTQRLRNVINKGVSDEDIESALNATFSHGWDRVKLYFMMGLPTEKDEDIAAIHEICNKAVSIAKRHKRRGDVSVSLAGFVPKAHTPFQWEAQLDRLTLRERGRWVKNNIRNRKVTISYHEPEQTYIEGVFARGDARLADAVEEAWNRGERFDGWSEFFNFERWMEVFTDLGIDPDGYACRERALDELLPWDHIDSGVSKQFLLSERERAMTGDVTRDCREGCNACGWQGRTAVKGCSDV; encoded by the coding sequence ATGTTATCAGAAAGAGGGGCTGACCTTCGCAGATCCATCCTTGCATCGGTCAAAAGACCTTCAAGGTATACAGGAGGCGAGTGGGGGAGCGGCCCGGTAAAAAGCTCAGACTCAGATGTAGTCAGGGTTTGTTATGCTTTTCCCGACGTATACGAAGTGGGGATGAGCTATCTCGGATACCAGATACTTTACGGACTGACCAAGACCCTTCCATTTGCGGATGCGGAAAGGGTCTATACTCCATGGCCTGATATGGAGGAGGCTCTGAGATCATCAGGCACAAAGCTCTGGGCCCTTGAAAGCAGGAGGCCTGTATCAGAATTTGATGTTGTCGGCTTTACTCTTCAGTATGAACTTTCTTATACCAACATTCTGACCGTGCTGGACCTTGCCGGGATCCCTTTTCGTTCTGAAAATCGGAAAGAAGGAGACCCTATTGTCATTGCGGGAGGCCCGGGAGCTCTTGCTCCGGAGCCGATGTCGCCCTTTATCGACGCATTCTGCGTAGGAGACGGCGAGATACTGGTTCCTGATGTACTAAGGGCAATACATGAACTTAAGGGCAGAAGCAGGGAAGAAAAGATAAGGGCGCTGTCAAAGATCCAAGGGGTCTATGTCCCGATGATAAAACCGGATAAACCGGTGATGCGCAGGATAGTGGAAGATCTTGACTCGGCTTTTTACAACAGGGATATGATCGTACCCAACACTGGGATAGTACATGACAGGATAGCGGTACAGGTCTTCAAAGGCTGCACCAGGGGATGTCGTTTCTGCCAGGCTGGCATGATCGACAGGCCTGTCAGGGAGAGAAGTGCGGCGTCAGTTGCAGATCAGGTGGAAGAGCTCCTTCAGAATACAGGGTGGGAAGAAGTAGGCCTGCTGTCACTTGCAACATGCGACTGGGGCGGGATGGGTGAGATACTTAAAAGATTTGGCCCCATGCTCAAAAACAACCAGATCAAACTAAGCCTGCCAAGCCTAAGGGTCGATGCTTTTTCTGTTAACTTGGCAGCTGAACTTGAATCGATCCGTAAGGGCGGACTCACATTCGCCCCCGAAGCAGGTACGCAGCGTCTGAGGAATGTCATAAACAAGGGCGTTTCTGACGAAGATATTGAATCTGCACTCAATGCTACTTTTTCCCATGGCTGGGACAGGGTCAAGCTCTATTTTATGATGGGTCTGCCTACTGAGAAGGACGAAGATATTGCAGCGATACACGAAATATGCAACAAGGCAGTATCGATAGCGAAAAGGCACAAACGACGGGGAGATGTAAGTGTTTCGCTTGCAGGTTTTGTCCCCAAAGCCCATACGCCCTTCCAATGGGAAGCACAGCTTGACCGCCTCACACTGAGGGAGCGGGGAAGATGGGTAAAGAACAATATAAGGAATCGCAAGGTGACCATATCCTACCATGAGCCCGAGCAGACCTATATAGAAGGTGTATTTGCCCGCGGTGATGCCAGGCTTGCAGACGCAGTTGAAGAAGCGTGGAACAGGGGAGAGCGGTTTGACGGATGGTCGGAATTCTTCAATTTTGAAAGATGGATGGAAGTCTTCACTGACCTGGGGATCGATCCTGACGGATACGCATGCAGGGAACGTGCCCTGGATGAACTCCTTCCGTGGGATCACATAGATTCCGGAGTTTCAAAGCAGTTCCTTCTCAGTGAGAGGGAGAGGGCTATGACCGGAGATGTGACACGCGACTGCAGGGAAGGGTGCAATGCATGCGGCTGGCAGGGAAGAACTGCCGTGAAAGGTTGCTCAGATGTCTAG
- a CDS encoding ribonuclease E has product MTSFEPTKKIVANLIDPEEIRIAILDERGKLYDFFVERMLEHQRTGEIYKARVDSVLPGMHSAFLNLGDGRNGFLYLDDVHGIDVKPGIEMLVQVVKNARKGKGARVSPRISLAGRYMVLIPDGHETGVSKRIEDNDERARLRSISKEIRPDGFGIIIRTVAESCDKESLENDVQDLLAQWETIKHNAEKNGAPCLIHKDLGLLERVLRDDLTEDIDEIVVDTEEDRDNIQSFAERFFPGKNIEINFYKGKTPIFDVYNIENQLLELQDRKVWLSSGAYLVIDQTEALTVIDVNTGKFVGSKNLNDTIFKTNMEAAEEIARQLRLRAIGGIIVVDFIDMDTEESNHELIHELQELFRNDRCKARVYGVTGLGLVEITRKRARTDIRAALSHGCPFCGGLGLVPREESIAMQIKRFIRKITMSSRSEALLVEAYSSIAGYIAETFLASWEEEFDKKIFIRGCPEFSWGKFRLDAQGSLVQIEHRINALQKREGWAVVHKSSSA; this is encoded by the coding sequence ATGACATCATTCGAACCGACAAAAAAAATAGTAGCAAATCTTATTGACCCTGAAGAGATCAGGATAGCGATCCTCGACGAGAGGGGCAAGCTCTATGATTTCTTCGTAGAAAGAATGCTGGAGCATCAGAGAACAGGTGAGATATACAAGGCCAGGGTGGACAGTGTCCTTCCGGGCATGCATTCCGCATTTTTAAACCTTGGGGATGGAAGGAACGGTTTCCTCTATCTTGATGATGTGCATGGAATAGACGTAAAACCGGGAATTGAAATGCTGGTACAGGTAGTAAAAAATGCGAGAAAAGGCAAAGGAGCCCGTGTATCTCCAAGAATATCGCTGGCAGGAAGGTACATGGTACTCATTCCGGATGGACATGAAACAGGTGTATCCAAAAGGATAGAGGACAATGACGAGAGAGCTCGCCTGAGATCGATATCGAAGGAGATACGTCCGGATGGATTCGGAATAATAATCAGAACAGTAGCAGAGAGCTGCGACAAAGAAAGCCTTGAAAATGACGTACAGGATCTCCTCGCCCAGTGGGAGACCATAAAACACAATGCAGAAAAAAACGGGGCCCCATGCCTGATACACAAAGACCTTGGCCTGCTGGAGCGAGTCCTCAGGGATGATCTCACAGAGGATATAGACGAAATAGTTGTAGATACTGAAGAGGACAGGGATAATATCCAGTCTTTTGCAGAGCGCTTCTTTCCCGGCAAAAATATCGAAATAAACTTCTACAAAGGCAAAACGCCGATATTTGACGTATACAACATCGAAAACCAGCTGCTGGAGCTGCAGGACAGGAAAGTCTGGCTTTCTTCCGGAGCATACCTTGTCATCGACCAGACCGAGGCCCTAACAGTTATTGACGTTAATACCGGAAAATTTGTTGGTTCCAAAAACCTGAACGACACGATCTTCAAGACAAATATGGAAGCTGCAGAGGAGATAGCCAGGCAGCTCAGGCTTCGCGCCATTGGTGGGATAATTGTCGTAGATTTTATCGACATGGATACAGAAGAGTCGAACCACGAGCTCATCCACGAGCTGCAGGAGCTGTTCAGGAACGACAGATGCAAAGCAAGGGTCTATGGAGTCACCGGACTGGGACTGGTAGAGATAACGAGAAAAAGGGCCAGGACCGATATAAGAGCCGCTCTTAGCCATGGCTGCCCTTTCTGCGGAGGACTTGGCTTGGTGCCGCGCGAAGAGAGCATCGCGATGCAGATAAAGAGATTTATCAGGAAAATAACGATGTCTTCAAGGTCTGAAGCTCTGCTCGTCGAGGCATATTCTTCCATAGCCGGGTACATAGCCGAAACATTCCTGGCATCGTGGGAAGAGGAATTTGATAAAAAAATATTTATAAGGGGATGTCCTGAGTTTTCGTGGGGCAAATTCAGACTCGACGCGCAGGGAAGCCTGGTTCAGATAGAACACAGGATAAACGCTCTTCAGAAAAGAGAGGGCTGGGCAGTTGTACATAAGTCGTCTTCAGCTTAA